From the Candidozyma auris chromosome 2, complete sequence genome, the window ATGGCTCGTGAATGGCCATTTGAGCTCGATACTTTCCAGAAAGAGGCTGTCTACCATTTAGAACAAGGTGACTCTGTCTTTGTTGCAGCCCACACATCGGCTGGTAAAACTGTCGTTGCCGAATACGCCATCGCTATGGCTGCTAGAAACATGACTAAAACAATTTACACGTCGCCGATCAAAGCCTTGTCAAACCAAAAGTTTAGAGATTTCAAGGAAACATTCAAAGATATGGACATTGGATTGATCACGGGTGATGTTCAAATAAATCCAGAAGCCAACTGTTTGATCATGACAACGGAGATTCTTCGTTCCATGTTGTACCGTGGAGCTGATCTCATTCGAGATGTCGAGTTTGTTATTTTCGATGAGGTGCATTACGTTAATGACATTGAGCGTGGTGTCGTTTGGGAGGAAGTGATTATTATGCTTCCTGACCATGTCAAGTACATTCTTTTGTCTGCTACCGTACCAAATACGTACGAGTTTGCCAACTGGGTAGGAAGAACTAAACAGAAGGACATGTACGTTATCTCGACTCCCAAAAGACCTGTTCCTTTGGAAATATTTATTTGGGGTAAAAAGAACCTCTACAAAGCCATCAATGCCCAAGGTGTATTCAATGAAACGGAGTTTAGAAGATACAAAGAAGCCCTTTCACCTTCTCAAAACCAACAGCCACCCAATGTTGTTCTAAGTTATGGTCTGCGTAAGGGACCTGGAGGGACAGCAAGAGGTGGAAACAGAGGTGGTGGTCAGCCCGGCAGAGGGGGCCCACCAGGTCGGGGTCGAGGGGGAGGTCCTGCCACTAGAGGAAGAGGTAACCTTCAGCCTCGTGGAGGTTTCAGAGATGGTCCTAACAAAGGAACATGGTCTGATTTGGTTCAGTACTTAAACCTGAACAAACTTCTTCCAGCTGTaatttttgtcttttcaaaaaaacgCTGTGAAGATTATGCGGCAACACTAAGTGGTGTCAACTTCTGCAAcgcaaaagaaagatctGAGATTCACATGTTCATTGACAGAGCGGTTTCTCGCttaaagaaagaagatcgTGAGTTGCCCCAGATTCTCATTGTCAGAGAATTACTTAGCAGAGGAATTGCCATACATCATGGTGGCTTGCTTCCTATTGTAAAAGAATGCATTGAAATCTTGTTTGCAAAATCGTTAGTCAAGGTATTGTTTGCTACTGAAACGTTTGCTATGGGGTTAAATTTGCCTACAAGAACAGTCGTGTTTTCTGAACTAAGAAAGAACGACGGACGGGGTTTTAGAAATTTATTGCCAGGAGAATTCACACAAATGGCTGGAAGGGCAGGTAGGAGAGGTTTGGATTCCACTGGTACTGTTATTGTAATGTCTTACAACGAGCCATTATCGCCTACTGACTTCAAAGATGTTACCATGGGCTCGCCTACTAAACTTCTGTCTCAGTTCAGATTGACCTACAACATGATTTTGAATCTTCTACGTATCGAAGCTTTGAGGGTTGAAGAGATGATCAAGCATTCATTCAGTGAAAACTCAACGCAAACATTACTACCTGAACATCAACGAAAAGTTGAGGCCTTGAAAAACGAACTTAACGCAACCCAAGTGGAAAATCGCACAGATATTGAGAATTTTAAAAAAGCATTTGACCTTGTCACACAGTACCGAGAGATTTACGGTAACATTGTCTCTGAAGTATCCAAGCTGACCTTAACAAGAACGGTGCTACTTAGTGTTGGCAAGCTCATGTGTTTTGTGGATGAGGATGAAAAAGTAAGGATTGGGTTCCTCGTCAAATGTGATCTTAACACTAATAGGATAATTTTTCTCACCTTCGATCATGGTCATGATTATGAGACACAGACGGATTACTTACCATACATTCCCATTTCGGAATATCTTAAGAACACTAGAGCTCAAATCATTTACAACGGGAATTTGAGGACCACGAGCGTTCCCTTTGAGAACGTTCAATACGCTAGCTCTTACAAATTGCGTACAAATATGAAGAAAATTTTGAGCAACAACAAAGAGGCAGTCAAGGAAGCAGAGCAAGCCATCATTCACATTCTTCGTTTGCAATATTCTTGGTTCGAGATCGAATATCAAAGGGCTGTGCAATTAACTCTACACGAGCTtgtgaacaaaaagaacgaTATTGTTGAGAAATTAAAAGAGACGGATGTGTACAAAATGCCCGAATTTAGAAGGATTTATTCACAATTAGCCAAACGTGATAGCATCGAAAGGAATATTGAATCCTTGAATTTGTTAATTTCGGATGAAAATCTTGAATTACTACCAGACTATGAACAAAGACTTAAGGTACTTCAGTCCTTAGCTTTTATCGATGACCAGCAAAGAGTGATGCTTAAGGGGCGCGTTGCTTGCGAGATCAATTCTGGATGGGAGTTGGTGTTAACGGAACTCATTCTTGACAACTTCTTGGGCGATTTCCAACCCGAGGAGATTGTGGCCCTTCTTTCGTGTTTCGTTTATGAGGGACGCACAcatgaggaagaggagccTCCAATGACGCCACGTTTGGAGAAAGGCAAGAATGAGATCATGAAGATTACAGAAAAACTCCTCAAAGTGTACAACCAACATCAAGTCTCCCTTACAtccgaagaagaggagtttCTTGAGCGCAAACGTTTCGCGTTGGTGAATGTTGTGTATGAATGGGCCAGAGGACTTACATTTAGTGAAATCATGCAAATCTCTGTCGAGTCGGAGGGTACCATTGTGCGTGTCATTA encodes:
- the SKI2 gene encoding SKI complex RNA helicase subunit SKI2, encoding MELEKALDPNELLKVPPSTQTTKDQLAAQLLEPSNQLTWDVQDIVQSKPVVDKQRIFESLLVQPDPVSRSSFRFKRSGIKGEISGYKEEVKVSEIDNATAANSLSIARKYGSKQDAVSGKSNFLPFQPGGLLSKASATQTVTNSQQLSELQFLHRNSRGLFDIPPGFTHGLRLASTEQTSEGLQELEEEGEPEKSEHDVRESPSEDLMGHLDEQEGGIAQDNTGVAEIDDLIPLDIMRMKAKMESEQRVKKNWAHVVDLDHKIENFQEVVPNMAREWPFELDTFQKEAVYHLEQGDSVFVAAHTSAGKTVVAEYAIAMAARNMTKTIYTSPIKALSNQKFRDFKETFKDMDIGLITGDVQINPEANCLIMTTEILRSMLYRGADLIRDVEFVIFDEVHYVNDIERGVVWEEVIIMLPDHVKYILLSATVPNTYEFANWVGRTKQKDMYVISTPKRPVPLEIFIWGKKNLYKAINAQGVFNETEFRRYKEALSPSQNQQPPNVVLSYGSRKGPGGTARGGNRGGGQPGRGGPPGRGRGGGPATRGRGNLQPRGGFRDGPNKGTWSDLVQYLNSNKLLPAVIFVFSKKRCEDYAATLSGVNFCNAKERSEIHMFIDRAVSRLKKEDRELPQILIVRELLSRGIAIHHGGLLPIVKECIEILFAKSLVKVLFATETFAMGLNLPTRTVVFSELRKNDGRGFRNLLPGEFTQMAGRAGRRGLDSTGTVIVMSYNEPLSPTDFKDVTMGSPTKLSSQFRLTYNMILNLLRIEALRVEEMIKHSFSENSTQTLLPEHQRKVEALKNELNATQVENRTDIENFKKAFDLVTQYREIYGNIVSEVSKSTLTRTVLLSVGKLMCFVDEDEKVRIGFLVKCDLNTNRIIFLTFDHGHDYETQTDYLPYIPISEYLKNTRAQIIYNGNLRTTSVPFENVQYASSYKLRTNMKKILSNNKEAVKEAEQAIIHILRLQYSWFEIEYQRAVQLTLHELVNKKNDIVEKLKETDVYKMPEFRRIYSQLAKRDSIERNIESLNLLISDENLELLPDYEQRLKVLQSLAFIDDQQRVMLKGRVACEINSGWELVLTELILDNFLGDFQPEEIVALLSCFVYEGRTHEEEEPPMTPRLEKGKNEIMKITEKLLKVYNQHQVSLTSEEEEFLERKRFALVNVVYEWARGLTFSEIMQISVESEGTIVRVITRLDEICRQVKNAALIVGDSTLHSKMNEAQEKIKRDIVFCASLYL